A segment of the Marmota flaviventris isolate mMarFla1 chromosome 2, mMarFla1.hap1, whole genome shotgun sequence genome:
CACAGGATATTTTATTCTTGTCAAGTCCCCAGGTGATTTATCACTGATGGGTTTTGGGACACTCAGCCCTAGGATTCATAGACTCTAGGGAAAACCGTTTTATTTGGACTATCAGACATGCTTCCCCAGAGCGTGACTCTCAGAGCAGGAGGGTGCTGGGCACACGGGGGCTGTGATCTATGGTCTGTGGAGGAATGTTAGGTTGGATGTTGAGAGCTGTTCTGTCTTTGCTGAGTAGGTAATTTAGGGGGAACTCAATGTCACAGCTGCCGTTCCAACTATTTATCTGTTACGAAgttttgtattataattttctctttttttttttggtgctggggatctgaCCCAGGGCATGTATTACAATTTAATGGTCTGGGTGTGCctacctgtaaacccagctactcaggaggctgaggcaggaggatcataagttcgaaGCCAGCTGGGGTAAcataatgagactctgtctcaaaagataaaaagagcttgggggcggggtatagcttagtggtagaacacctctaggtttaatccccagtatcaggaaaaaaaaaacaaaaattaatggcCCTTCATCTTGTTTTCTTACAGACAGGGAGGGTTATGGCTGTGTCCCTTTTGAGAAACTATAGGTGTGTGTGACCACCAGGGGGCCCTGCCACTCAGGAGTTTGTAAGCACATATTGGGCACATTTAACAAAAATTCAGGCAATAGGGATGTTTTGAATCAGgctttcagcttttcttcatagtattattattttttttaactttgtggaTTTGTAGGGATTTTGAAGTCCTCCACTAGATGAGAAAGGTGGCAAATACAGCATATGTACCATCACCTTCTACTCTCTCCCTTGCAGACATTAACAATCAATCATGATTTTATCTTCAAGCCCAGATTTAGTTTCAGACTCTTTTACATTACACTTCAGGTAGCTACTACCAACTGGCTGGAGGAGCCCCAGTAATAGAACATAGCCTGCACTAGCAGAGAAATTTCCCAGGGTTGGAGAAGCCTGGATTCTTAGCTTGGCAGGCTATTTTTTCCTTCCACTCACTGTCCACTGACAGGTAAGGTCCCAAGTTTGACCTGGATTATCACTACAAGCCGCTATTTAGGGAGAAGAATGAGCTCCATATACATTCAGCTTTAGAGGATTAAATTGCTGGATTCTGGTGAAACCACAGGTCAGCCAAATACTACAGCAGGACCGTGGGACCTGAGAGAGAGGCTTCATTCCATTTGCCTGGACGTGAGCCCTCTTGGTGAAAATGATGTGGTTGAAAGGTAGGGGTGCTGGTGGCCTGAAGGCAGGAAAACGAGGGCAGGTCAAGGTTGGGTCTAGAGACGTGGTAAGTCAGAACACGGCTGCTCAGTCTTCCACCTTCTCAAACCACTTTGCCTAGTGTAGATATATTCTAGAACCACCTGtacttttccataataaaaatttcctttacaTCCATTCTCCTTTTATAATCAAGTCTATCTGGCCTATTCCTAAAGGGAAGTCACAGGTTTTGACATTCTTTAGTAACAAACAACAAGCAGCAGAGGATGCTGTTGTGCCTGTCTCCCAGTGATGTCCTGGCCTCTTTCAGGCCTTAGTTCTCCCATCCAGAAGTCAGGAAGGTTAGGCTACTTTTGTGATTCCCACACTGTGTTCTTCGGGGGTTCCCTAAACTTTTCTTTCCAACCCCCAACCAttttaagtttttcctttttttacccCCAAGATattaggattaaacccagggccttgtaccactaaactataccttcagcagtttttttttttaaatttgaaacagggttttgctacattgtccaggctggccttgaacttttgatcctcccccaagttgctgggattacagaggcacaccaccactcctggccaagttttactatttaaaaaaataatttcaggaccagggatatagctcagtggtagagcatttgcctagcatgtacgaggccctggattcaattcctagcactgaaaaaacaaaacactaaactaaaaactaatttcaattgtatttttctttagtaCCCATCAagataaatctttctttctttccttccttttctttccccacctctctccctctctccctctctctccttccttccttccttccttccttccttccctccctccctccctccctctcatggCCCAGAGcttcatacatgttaggcaaatgctctctatcactgagctacacccccaaccctatcaagagaaatttataaatacaaaaataagaaatgttcACCTGAGTTGCACCTAAATTGTCTCAACCAGAACATTGAGAAGTCCTGAATGAATAAGTGATAGGAGTATCAGGCACTgcggtgcatgcctacaatctgagtgatttgggaggctgaggcaggaggttcacaagtttaaggccagcttgggtaattcagggaggccctgtctcaaaataaaaaaaatagaaaggactggggaagtagctcagtggtaaagtgcccctgggttcaatctctagaaccaaataaataaataaataaatcacagatAGATAggcaaataaataacaaataaaaaaactggcGGAGGGCCGAGCGGGACAGGCAGGCTCACCTTGTGGGTGAGCGAGTGCTGCTTGAGGTGGTGGATCTGGCTGAACTCCATGCCGCACTCGGTGCACACAAAGGGCCGCACGTTCTGGTGCTTCAGCATGTGATTCTGCAGCTGGCTGCGGTAGTGGAAGGACTTGTCACACTCGAGGCACTGGTAGAGGGTGGGGCCCTGGTGGGAGGCCAGGTGGCGCTTGAGCTGGGTCAGGGTGGAGAAGTCCAGGCCGCATTCCACGCAGACGTGGCAGCGGCCGCTCTCATGTTTCACTTCGTGGGCCTTGAGCTCGCTGGGGTAGGCAAAGCCACGGCCGCAGAAGTGGCAGCTGTAGGGCTTGACCTCGGAGTGCAGCAGCATGTGGCGCTTGAGGTGGCTGGTCTGCGTGAAGGCCTTGTGGCACACCTGGCACTTGTGTGGCCGCGTGCCCTGGTGCGTCAGCAGGTGCGTCTGCAGGTGGCTGGGCTGCTTGAAGAGCTTGCTGCAGTGTGGGCACGAGTGCGGCTTGATGCCGTTGTGGCCCAGGATGTGCGTCACCAGGTTGTACTTGGACGTGTAGGACTTCTCGCACATGCGGCACTGCCAGCGCTTCTGGCGGTCGCCTGCCTCCACCAGGTAGGAGTCGTCGATCTGCACGTTGATGTCCAGCCGATCCAGCTGGGCCTTCTTGTGGCGCTCCACTGTTGAGCCTGCCGCGTCGGCCTCAAACTCGCTGGCCTCCTGCCACACGAAGCCCTGCTCTGGCTTGACAGGCTCCGGGGATGCCATGGTGGGGGCTTCGGGGTCGCTCAGGGGGGCCAGATGGGGCGGCTCGAACCCACACTCGGCGGGCAAGGCCTCTGGCCCAGGCAGCGCCATGCTGGGCTCGGGGAAGCCGTCTCGGGACGGGTCGGGGAAGTGAGGGTTGTACGGGGTCACATCCAGCTCCGGCCTGGAAGTTCGGGGCAGGTGCCGGAGCGTCCGGGGCTTGCGGCTGAAGGCGCTGAGGTCGATCATCTTGACAGCGCTGCTCTGCACCAGGGCTTCGCAGCCGCCACCGGCCACCTCAGTAGGGGCCTCTGCTGGGCCTGCATCCTTGTCGTCACCAGGCACGGAAACCTCATAGacctcctgctcctcttcctcctccaccttctcAAACTTGACCTTGGGCACCAGCCGCACAGGGGGCCGTGTCTTCCGACGTGTGTGCTTCTCAAAGGCTGCCTCCACCTCCAGCACCTCCTCCTCTGCCGGCTCTTCCAGGGCCCTGCCGTTGCAGGCCAGCTGGTAGACATCGGGTCCTGGTGGCCCAGGCTCCCCTATAGACGCCCCAGACAGATCTGGTCCTAGGTCCGGGTAGAAGGCCTCGGGGCTTATGGTGGCTCCAAAGAGCTCATTTTCTGAGACCAGGCCCAGTACAGCAGCCTGAGCCAAGGACAGCACCACCACGGCATCCGTCTGTGTCCCTGAGTCCATGAAGCCCTCCATCCCCAGCAGCTGGCTAGGAGGGCATCGCTGTGGGAAGAGAGGGGTGTGTTAGTACCCTGGTTCAGTGCTTCACAGACAGACTCAGAGTGGACAAGGGCTTGGCTGATTTGGGTGGGTCTGGCCCTGATGTCTTTCTACTCATGTCTTGGGAAGAGGACACACTTGTAATTATGGGGAAAGGTGATACCCTCTGTATCTAACCATCACCTCCATCTCTCTGTGGGCTTCTGGGTAAGGTTAGCTCCCTCATTGACCTTGGTCttcccatctgtaaaacagggaggTTAGATTTCCTCAGTAGTACTCTAACTGCCCTGCAGGTCCTTCAGTAAGTTCTCaaaagctgggtatggtggtgcatgcctataatcccagccactctggaggttaaggcaggaggatcacaaattgaaggctagcctaagtaacttagcaagagaccctagcttaaaataaaaataaataagtataaaggacaggttatagcttagtggtaaaatgctcttgggttcaatccccagtactgaaaaaaaaaaaagttctcagaaacctgatttaaaaatgctataataataataataataataattattattattattattattctgctactttaaaaataatgatccTACTATTTTAAAATCCACCTACTCAAATGTAATATGTACCACATCCTAACACACTCAACAGCCCCACTGGCCATGCTGCCAAGATAATTAATTTTGCACAGACCTTGAGACTGTACTATGAGGTGTTAAACAACTGTCACCATTTGTGATGGCTTGGCTgtataaatgagaatttttttagtaCACACAGGGCAAAAACAagacaacatataaaaataaatgaggtgcGGAGGTTGGTCTCAATGATTGACAGCCACCCTGGCGCTGAATGCCTGTGTCTACCACACAGGTCATTGTTTTTCTTGATTAGCCAAATGTGATACatttaaatatctaaatttaTACTGATGAAAACAGAGCTTTTGTCTGATTTATACATTGGAGTTGCATGTTAGATCTGATGAAAGAAGGGCTCCCTGATGGTGAACATGCTTGAGTCCACTGTCTGACTTGAATGTTAAACTTGCTTCCAGGGTCACGTTGATGGTCTCTGATCTAATAGGTTCTTGTAAACAATGCCAGAGTGCCCACCTGCGCAGGTACAAACCCAAGCCAGGGCTTCCTTCCTTCCGCAGGCTCCAGCTGCCTCCCTATACACCTGCTCCCCAGCAGCCCAACCTTTGCACACTAGTTCCCCACAGGGGGCTCCATTTCCCCAACCCACTGAGCTGCAGCAGCTTCCTAGGGGTCCCTCAGGATGCACCTGGGGCCCTCCCAGCCCTCTGACCACACTAGGCTTCCCCAGAACCATGGTACACCAAGCAGCATGCCTGTGGCTGTGCGGCACCTCGGATACTCATGTCCCTGTTCCCTGCCCTGGCTCACACCTGGCACAGCCACCAAAGGAAGGGGAGCAGCACTCCTGCCAGGGACAGCCCTTCCTCAGGAAACTAGCCCCAGGCCTGGTGCTGCCCTTCCCCCAGGCCCAGTGGAGCTTCCCCTTCCTGAGGCTAAAAATACCCCAGACAGGAATTTAGCGTCCTTGAAGCAGTCACTAAAGATTCAACTATTAAGCTTAGAGTGCGGCTCTCATGGAAGGGATCTGACAGAAGGAATCTTAAGTAGGGGGTCTCAGGGTTCATCTGGAACAGTCTCCTAGAAGAGAAGGACCACTCTTCTAGGAATCAAGTTCTGTCTCCATTGCTTACATGTGACTATGCAAAGTCACTTCTGCACCTCAGTTTCCCTGCCGTGAAATGGCGTGAAGCTGAGCACGaaggtgcacacctgaaatcccagtgacctgggagactgaggcagaaggatcacaagttagaagccagcctgggcagtttagcaagaccctgtccccaaataaaattaaaatggcagggggctgactcagtggtacagcactcctgggttcaatccctagtactgcccccccccaaaaaataaaaaaagtaaggTAGAAAGGTGTGAGAGCCTGAAGGTCATAACCTTGGGGAAGGGACTTAGTTAATTGCAAAGCTATAAACCAATGtaaagaatcactatttttctGTCTGCCCAGATCTCTGGAGGAAGCCTTTCCTGAAAGAAGCCACAGAGCTGAGAGATACTCTCAATCTCAGGCCCCCAACTCAGCAAATTTTTGGTGACTCTAAGGACAACCACTAGGAACTAAGAACTTGTGAACTCATTTATGCAACAAATACTTGGTAAATTCCTGCTATGAGTCAGGCTTGTGCTTGGAGAGAACAAGATGAACGAGGCAGGGTTCCTGTCTCCACCGCTGCCACACCTGGCACCCACCAGTGCCAGGTTTC
Coding sequences within it:
- the Znf710 gene encoding zinc finger protein 710 — encoded protein: MEGFMDSGTQTDAVVVLSLAQAAVLGLVSENELFGATISPEAFYPDLGPDLSGASIGEPGPPGPDVYQLACNGRALEEPAEEEVLEVEAAFEKHTRRKTRPPVRLVPKVKFEKVEEEEEQEVYEVSVPGDDKDAGPAEAPTEVAGGGCEALVQSSAVKMIDLSAFSRKPRTLRHLPRTSRPELDVTPYNPHFPDPSRDGFPEPSMALPGPEALPAECGFEPPHLAPLSDPEAPTMASPEPVKPEQGFVWQEASEFEADAAGSTVERHKKAQLDRLDINVQIDDSYLVEAGDRQKRWQCRMCEKSYTSKYNLVTHILGHNGIKPHSCPHCSKLFKQPSHLQTHLLTHQGTRPHKCQVCHKAFTQTSHLKRHMLLHSEVKPYSCHFCGRGFAYPSELKAHEVKHESGRCHVCVECGLDFSTLTQLKRHLASHQGPTLYQCLECDKSFHYRSQLQNHMLKHQNVRPFVCTECGMEFSQIHHLKQHSLTHKGVKEFKCEVCGREFTLQANMKRHMLIHTSVRPYQCHICFKTFVQKQTLKTHMIVHSPVKPFKCKVCGKSFNRMYNLLGHMHLHAGSKPFKCPYCSSKFNLKGNLSRHMKVKHGVMDIGLDSQDPMMELAGTDPSELDSQQEMEDFEESAYTYAGVDSGAEASALTEQAMKEMAYYNVL